agagtggctagagggtagtttatgagcgccacacgcgcaccatcggcgatgtccgtattatcctgcttcacgatgcgacagcttatgtacagtagcgtgttgttcagatcataataataatcaccactaccagatatgtaaaactccaacggtccattgtctgacagagcagcaaccggctgtacttctacaaatagagatttctcgatacttgtttgagtcggtggtacggcaaaaatatccagttcagattttgcgcactctacagaagcgtcatgcaggaaagccatggtaactgattagaagatgtcgtccgcagagcgtcttactcgtttctgacgggggcgtctcttggatgtagttttattcatgagcatcggcggtaaaggagggcaaacgcgacgctttcttttttgggcttttttagcgacatagattatcccagagccgtcttgatgggttggcgtatttatccttttcataagggcagtcgatgcggatgtcacggcatctgcagcgatgttccgggcagcagtccgaacgtgtggttttactaattctaagccttttctgaaaagcggcacggcgcgacgaaataaacctttaaatagtcctgccagtccagagccatacatgtactcgctcccgcggaatccctctagacCGTGCCCCGACTGTgccgtatagtagcgggcataaacagcaggatctccatacaccctttgagacagcattttatcgtgtcaatgctggcgaggtctaaaatgtaatcgcactatacacttgccgtatctgaatttaaccggcgttccctggtccgacatgactgtaatgtttatggagtcaaagtgttgcttgcacagcggtatgtaatcgggccgtgagtagcgcaccgtgacaatatcattatcatcgccgctaacttctacggttcgtagcagttgaacgtaactgtcacctacaagttgatgctgaattatatcagtgtatacaaaaagcgaataaaaaccagcctttgaatcggggtaaaagcggcgattccacggcattaaagcaacgggggagtcatcgacggtctgcaggccgaaaataaattttaacttagtacccagagtaaactgtataggggatgggtcggtcaggatcacctcgcggcgtagctcatcataccgtattctgtaggcaggcgtagataaatacagcgcttctattcgggcattgaccgcgccaactagcttaggaatggacgagtaaaatcctgattttatgtgatactgtactaaaggttcgccgtgtttagccgcgtagaagctcccttcaaaagcatcaaacgtgttccacgtatgggggtactgtatttccgttaacgccacctcataatctgccgaaagatgaacggcccgcgctaacttggtattgtactccgatattgtgttttcagggtagattttaattgacgaattactgggtaatgtcacgaaaaatgagcccgcttccatggttatatatctgtcaactctgaggccgggatccaactattgaatttttcggggtagcccagccatttgacaaagcaatgactcacacccctgacacgtttttttctcaaaatcttttctactctgtagacacgatcctcatccataggtattttttgcagctcttccttataaaatgacccctctacaggctcaccggctaaatcactgattttataaaggggtttatgaaatttattggagacgccggtgattaaaaaaatctcatcgctgtacgtcttctcatagcccttacagaaggtcgatttatagcgcgatattctcacatgagagccgaccgttaaagacggtttaatcggtttattagtaatagtagaactgtaaatattgcgccagatttgcatcacgtttctctctgacacagacgcgggactacagcggatcgttgagtggtacgtatggttgtagctatgcagcaaatccggtaaaatatcaatatacctaaaggtattatgatgcgtaagatagcgccacatacgggtttttaatgtgcgattaaaacgctcgaccatagcggcttttacatcattgtttgtaaaaaagtgatgaatattgtacgtattacatagctgtttgagtgatgaatttataaattctttgccgcgatccgtctgcagtttcttcggtatgcgcttatcattttgaaatattaattcgaacgatctggcgacactagcgcctgtcttgtttgtcaaggctacgcaccatgcgtatctcgatagaacatcaatcaccgtcaggatgtatttgacattatcattttcccttgaatagtcaattaaacttacgagatccgcctgccactgcgcatcaatggccgagacgtaaattttatttgtcaaaaagcgttttctagcaggcttgtgtagcgtgtaggtgtcttgcttatttaaccaggcaataacatcagatttctttataccgcgtgctcttgcagatctaaataatttgtcaatacccgagaatgagcCGGGTGCGCggcatgtaaaatattgtttttctaatatggcatcatacgatttagacgtcatgattgattaaaatgattgtggttcgttaatcaacagcctgcttctttcagaaattcagctgtataaaaattcctgttttaatccggatatatcatgcctgagttaatgcatgcattaattgcatgtatggttgtgttctgggtgttaacagcaggcgtgtggtgggggcgtaactgggtgtgtttctgggtgttaacaggtgagctggtttctgacactcaggataaatacaggtgGCTGGCCCACTAAAGTACATCAGACAACCACCAGAAGTCCGACCAGACTAAAAAAAgcaagctattctaaatgtaagtatataagacagttgtgttattattcgcaaatgcttaattatatttaactatgcatctctaaaaccataattaagggtgttatttgtcTAATAAGTTAGTTttatactggaggatagctgcatatttagtatcgttgtataatatagttttactgcataaaacatattctgtggtacataattaatatagaaagacttatccgcgggcaactattataacataatttatgtaatacagtagttaataactgtcaatacgccctaactagcgcctGCAGCGTTTACTTACTACATGTgtgttgtttaacatagacatatttatagtcatatttatacagtagcggtatatttagtggggctgtgtaatatagttttaccgcataaatcatatttgtggcgcataattaatatagaaagacttagccgtattacccatgatttgcttagtataagaatatttatacacggggagcagtttatttgttggggtatataattGCGTTTGACGAGTAGTGGTGTGTGGATAATATAGATTGCGcataaaatttacacagataatttattttagatggaatcccaacatttttcagctttttccagtcaagttgcggattcggtaataggtatgtttcaagatttatatacatgtatctgttagtgtcccattctaactaagggctgtttttatatattatctttatattgtttattctttcttgtttaagatgaattaatcaggaccatccccgataatctagatgaatttaccaggaacacccccgatgctgtagatgaatttatcagcaactatagcgatgattttttaaacggcttcagcgtgcctactctggagtgtgatacacctggagctgagtatagtaacactaatgcaggtgtcgctgctgtgtgggatttgactcaaggcatcataggtgcgttgtgtgactgctgtgtatgtatgtgtgtgtgtgtgtgtgtgtatatagcttttaagtatttagacgtgtaaatatatatattaattctttacagatgtcgacatgtttccagaaccaaccaccacggaacacaatcagccgcctgttgaggaactgatgtaccagacccccacgccgagaaacagccctgattctagagcacctaaaaaacagctcggaccggcggGCAAAAAAGGGAGAGGTgagaatcgtatgaaaagtttttttGCACAGCCGCTCtgcgaaaatccaccacgcctctactaaggcctgtatctttatttatagcttgtaaactgaagcctagaagaattttcacaaaagagaatataccggagctaatggagagcatcgcagaagctgcagaagacgccacggcaatcattcaccacacatcgctatcccgtaagtgtatattttggtatacatgcacagtctctgtacagtcAATGATGCACGTGCTTCATCATTGAGATCCATGGcccccacatatctgacacatgtataatctatcctgcagctaagcgcagcggcctgcgtcggtctcacacatatctggcacacgtataatctttcctgcagctatgcgcagcggcctgcgacggtctcgcacatatctgacacatgtataatctttcctacagctaagcgcaaagtcatgagaaaaacacctccagcacctctacagccgctacagatcaccgagaatggcgcagcacaagcgtggccggcgatacagacggctaatggatctgttagagcatatccgctatcaccgatctgcgtggtgcaggacgcaggaaaccctgtaccgtcggaccatcgtgaaataccccatccaagtaccggacagccatcgacaatccgtgtgaatgaccccgcgctactatatccagaagtgctcgaggtaccccgaaaacataagcggaaaacaaaacatgttacagagccaccaaccgcatcctgcgccgtgggtgccacagccacgatgagtcgtgaagagtatgatcgcgagattgatcagctcgctgatggtaagcaaccatccatagagccgctcattatacgtatgtcccacactatgcaaccgtcagcgccatgtgtaacgggtcctgctaatgcctctggggccggaccctcaggaccctctaatttgggtgacatatctcatgtctgtgtatctaactctgttaatgttaagaaacggtcaaagaggtcgcggccggatgatgttaaggggtgtaaagagcttaaggtgtgtaaaaagccacggattcatgcgccagctatagatctgcagcatgaatcccgcagctgggaccccgttgaaatgcttgtatttcaggaacacatcggccgctacttacgctacaaacgctgggtccccaaaataatgtttttttgcgatacttttgaaaaattattattaacacaaaacccaacacaggctaataagtccgaactatacgcacttcggagcctgctgctggatggcgagataacaactacagcgaccccattatgactagatatggtcggctacggcatgcataaaccacctaaactaacactacccaggtataatagggctagagttataaagagggctctaaaattgttggtcagcgctagacgggcgctatgctctaggaggcgccgtggtgacatgtgtcctgcaatgcctctacagtcaccacagacgtcgtcacaagagtcagaacagcactcacatagtccAGGCAGCTCTGCAGCTGCCGCAcaggcatctacacaaaattcacaatccgcagacgctgctggtaatgtgcggcgccccgatcatacagtatttttgcaacacatccatcatcatgaaagggccctccgcaatttcaatggtcatatacatacagatcattttagatttgtaaatttggagcgtgtacgatcatttgaagagggcttgaatattgttcatgagggcattcaggcattactggatagaatcatcagggacattgaacctggcgactttgtacagttaaggtttgatgccggtgatactttagaccctattttcactacaaaacaaacccgtgaagattttaattccgaatcttttttaaatgctgttgcccgcgcacttcaaagtaacagtgaatgcatatcatccaattcgctaaagctagtcgtcaccatcattaaaaaccgacgcggtggtgtaaaacaaaaaaggcgcttgaaatctatagcgagcagtcagatcattaaacaaaagagacaatggctgtatgattttaacaattacacgacaaatctgtgtttggctgctagtgtgtgcgccctgatggacgacacgaatgtcactgatggtgttttactgagccgctctaaaaacatacacgcagcactgggcatccctgatgatcaattagtgagttttagcgacatccctgcatttgaaaaatatttgggggtcaccattaaagtactgtactatagtcagggcgattggcgttactttgagagcggtaatacagctaatggcaaaacagtattcatattgttccatgataatcactactacggtatcaaaaatatgaagggttttatcggtgctgattacttttgtgagctctgcaattcagtgtttcaccacaaaaacaaccactcctgccagtatttttgtaaagcctgtcagagagagaattgcgtagaaagcggtgccgaccaacagcccagatgtactgtttgcagagtttattgccgctcgagcgtgtgcctagattatcacaaacaatttggattaggcgacccagcattctgcagacttaaaacattttgtgataaatgcaacctttttgtccccagaaatagcgaaacagagcataaatgtaatggtttgcgctgtcctgtatgtcgcagacatataaataaattcgatgctcatctttgttacatgcggaagtatgtagcacaggatgagtcagattgctatatcttttatgattttgagtgtatgcaggagacaggcacgcacatcccgaattacatttatgctacaacgctgtatggccacccctcctgggagtttgagggtgatacctgtacacatgactttgtacagttctttacaagcggtaaattttcagatcatacatttattgcccacaatggtggaagatatgatgcatactttattgttaaggaactgatttctgaaaaactacaagtacagttgataacccaaggtggccgcctcttgtgtgtgtcgctacccgatttgtctataaggttcatagactctctaaattttatccccatgaaactcagtaaattaccacaggccatgggcttttcaggaggcaaaggacattttccacactttttcaataccagagaaaaccaaaattatgtaggtcccatacctgatgtaaaatattatggggtggagtacatgtcacctggcgagaaggtagagttcctggagtggtatgagacacaggtaaatacaacttttgacttcaaggccgagctaaaatcttattgcaaacaagatgttgaaattttgagacgcgcctgcgagatctatagagagcgtattatgcagatgactcagaaaaatgttaaaaaatactgtaagcgtcaaaagcaaaagattgtagtgcgcagatgtgttgatccttttcagctcatcaccctggcctcggtgtgtatgacaatgtaccggtttaaatttcttccaaaaaagacaatcgccattttacctggtgataattatcacaaggcaaaaaagcgctactcgacacccgctatacagtggctcatgtatgtagcccactctgagaacatcgacatacagcacgctttgagaggcggtgaaaaacaggtcgggaagtattttctagatggctatgcctatgttagcggccagcacatagcctttgaatttcaggggtgtttttaccacggttgtcccgtgtgctataatgaaaatgacacaaataaggtcacaagcacgtcctacggtcagttatattacacctttttagctaaaaagcgttacttacagtgttgcgggtacacagtaagactgatgtgggaacatgagtggaatgaaatggttgaaaatgattctaaccttcaaacatttcttcgtcagatggaattccccgttcctttagacccccgtgatgcgctttatggcgggcgaactaacgccattaagctctatcaccatctggaagaaggggagactttacactactatgatttcaccagtctgtacccctttgtaaacaaaactaaaacataccctgtaggccatccagacatcatctacgacaattttggattcattaaaaaatactttggcattgctagagtcaaggtctacccgccgagagatttattttttccagttctaccggtaaaac
This region of Ranitomeya imitator isolate aRanImi1 chromosome 1, aRanImi1.pri, whole genome shotgun sequence genomic DNA includes:
- the LOC138656886 gene encoding uncharacterized protein, producing the protein MESQHFSAFSSQVADSVIDELIRTIPDNLDEFTRNTPDAVDEFISNYSDDFLNGFSVPTLECDTPGAEYSNTNAGVAAVWDLTQGIIDVDMFPEPTTTEHNQPPVEELMYQTPTPRNSPDSRAPKKQLGPAGKKGRACKLKPRRIFTKENIPELMESIAEAAEDATAIIHHTSLSPKRKVMRKTPPAPLQPLQITENGAAQAWPAIQTANGSVRAYPLSPICVVQDAGNPVPSDHREIPHPSTGQPSTIRVNDPALLYPEVLEVPRKHKRKTKHVTEPPTASCAVGATATMSREEYDREIDQLADDLWRVCRIHS